TTCGGCGCACTATCGATCATTCAGATCAAGCGGATTCGCCACACCGACGATTCGGGCACCATGGTGCTGTACTTCACGGTGATCGGTACGATCGTCACGGGCGCATCGCTATTCTTCGCATGGCGCGCGCCTTCGATCCAGGCCCTCGCGGTGATGGCCTTGCTCGGCGGATTCGCCACGGCAGGGCAGTTGCTGATGACGATGGCATTTCGCCAGGCCGATGCCGGCGCGCTCGCGCCGTATAACTACACCAGCATCGTGTGGGCTGCGTTATTCGGCTATGTCGCGTGGGGCGAGACGATCGGCAGCATGTCGTTGTTTGGGATTGCGTTGATTGTCGGAAGCTCGATTGCGGTTGCTGTGCGCGGCAAACAGACTGAAGGGCCGCTTGTGTAGGCGTGCGCTGCATTCGCCGGATTGAAACGCGGAATTCAAACCGGCTTTTCATTGCTTCGCAGTTCAAACAATCGTCCTAGGAAAGCATGGTCAGTAAGCTGGCTTTTTCGGACAACACACCCTGCGCACGCGGACGAACCGGCGTTTGGCGACTATAAATAACAGATAGCACGCATCCAGCTTGCACTCTTATTCGTACGTGACTGTATCGGCCCGAACTCGCCGTCGTTGCGGCGGCATCGATCGATTCCCTGCGGACCCTCTGATGAATTCGGGCGCGTTTGCGACACCGCAAACAGACATGTCCACGGGTTTGAGAGGGAGACGTCATGTTTAGCGAATCCAGGAAGATCGTTCTCACGAGCCTTTTTGTCGGTGCGGTTGCGATCGCGGCGTATGTTTCGCAATCGGGCAAAGGCTGGCTGTCGACGGATGAACTCGGCCTGGAGCGCGACGATGCGTCGGCTCATTACACGCGTGGCGATATCGTGACGGGTTCGGTAACTTCCGCACCGGTCGTTGCGCGCGGCGATTCAGCCGAGGCCATTGCCACGAACCTCCAGGCGGCGCGCAGGAGTCTGCAGCGCAACGATCTGGTCGCCGCGCAAGCGCAACTGGACGCGCTACGGTCGGCACACCGGAACGACGATCAGGTTCTTGCGCTGCAAAGAGAAGTCGAGGCGCGTGCGGGGCAGGCGCGGCACGCGCCGGCCGCTGCGCATGCAGAGAAGCCGATGCAGAAAGAGGCGAAATCGGTGCGGCCTTCTTCGCGGTCTTCGGGGAAGACCGGCCGCCTGCACGAAAGCTACGTAGCGACGCGCGAACACTCGAACCGTGCGTCTTCCAGTTACGCGAAGACCCGGCATGCTCCCGAAACCGCCGTAACCGCTGTTGCCGTGGGTAGCCTGTCGAGCGGACGAGCGAGTGACGTTGGCGCACCTGCTGTTGCGGGTTCGTCATCCTCTGTTCCGGCTGAGGTGAAGGGGTTCTCCAACGTAGTCAGCGCGCCTGCCGCATCACAGCCGATACAGCCGATACAACTGATACAACCAACACAGCAGGCACAGCCGACGTCGGCACCGCCAACCCCACAAGTCATACCGACGTCACCGGCATCTCAACTCGCGCCCGCTGCCAGCACGCTGTTGAAATCCGAGGGCGGGCCGAAAACACGTGCACAGGTACGCGCGGAAATCGCCCGCGCCCGCGCCGACGGCAGCCTCCCGGTGTTCGGCAATCCGGACCCGGCCGGACCGGGCGGCGCGCCGAGCATGACGGGCGCGCTGCGTCCGTGAGGCTGCGCCGGCCACCGGTTAGCGCAGCGATGCAGCGAGCCGGGCAAAAGTGGTGTCGTCCGTGCGATCGAACGCAAGCGGCGTAACCGACACGCGTCCCGACGCCACCACGGCTGTTTCGCTATCGGGGTCGTTCGCACGCGTGCCGCGTTGGAACCGCAACCAGTGATAGGCGATGCCGCGCGGATCGACTTGCGGCAGCACCTCGATATCTTCGACGAGTCCGACACCTTGCTTGCTCGGCGTGAGCGGACCCGCAGACGCCGCGTCGACGTCGGGGAAATTGATGTTCAGGCAGGTGGGCGCAGCGTGCTCGATCGCGAGCAACTGGCGAATCACGCCGGGAGCCAGCGTACGCGCGGTGTCCCAGCGCACTTTCTCGCGGTCGCTGAAAGTCTGGCTCAACGCGAACGATGGAAGCCCAAGCAACAGGCCCGTCATCGCGGCGCCGACCGTGCCAGAGAACATCGTCTCGACACCGAGATTACCGCCGCGATTGACGCCGGAAAGAATCAGCGTGGGCGGCGCGTCGCGCATCAGATGCCGCACGCCCATCACGACGCAGTCGCCGGGCGTGCCCACTACGCCGAACCGCCGCTCTCCCTGGCGGCTGACACGCAGCGGCGAATGCAGACTGATCGAATGCGATGTGCCGCTCTGATCGTGCTCAGGCGCGACTACCCAGACTTCGTGTGCGAGCTCGGCGGCAACCGCTTCGAGCACGGCGAGGCCGGGCGCGTCGATTCCGTCGTCGTTCGTCA
This genomic stretch from Paraburkholderia caffeinilytica harbors:
- the surE gene encoding 5'/3'-nucleotidase SurE, with protein sequence MSAYESKVPRVLLTNDDGIDAPGLAVLEAVAAELAHEVWVVAPEHDQSGTSHSISLHSPLRVSRQGERRFGVVGTPGDCVVMGVRHLMRDAPPTLILSGVNRGGNLGVETMFSGTVGAAMTGLLLGLPSFALSQTFSDREKVRWDTARTLAPGVIRQLLAIEHAAPTCLNINFPDVDAASAGPLTPSKQGVGLVEDIEVLPQVDPRGIAYHWLRFQRGTRANDPDSETAVVASGRVSVTPLAFDRTDDTTFARLAASLR
- a CDS encoding DUF4148 domain-containing protein, with the protein product MFSESRKIVLTSLFVGAVAIAAYVSQSGKGWLSTDELGLERDDASAHYTRGDIVTGSVTSAPVVARGDSAEAIATNLQAARRSLQRNDLVAAQAQLDALRSAHRNDDQVLALQREVEARAGQARHAPAAAHAEKPMQKEAKSVRPSSRSSGKTGRLHESYVATREHSNRASSSYAKTRHAPETAVTAVAVGSLSSGRASDVGAPAVAGSSSSVPAEVKGFSNVVSAPAASQPIQPIQLIQPTQQAQPTSAPPTPQVIPTSPASQLAPAASTLLKSEGGPKTRAQVRAEIARARADGSLPVFGNPDPAGPGGAPSMTGALRP